The nucleotide sequence ACTGCCATCACATGATGCGTATGTTGACAGGAGAAGCTATATACACCGAGTTCAAGTTTGAACCTCGGAGTATTACAGCCATTGGTGATGAGATTGTGGTTGTTGAAGGCTATGAGGGCACAAACGTGTACTGGGTACACGTTTGGGCCCTCAAAGATGGGCTAGTAACATGGTTAAAAGAATATTTTAACACATGGTTGACGGTTAAGGAGTTGAGAGTGAGGCCCGTAGGATGGCCGCTCGGTTGGGCTGGGAAGGACAATCGATCGACTGTTTGGCGAAGTCAGCCTAGAGATCTTTTCCGGCGGTCATTGCCTGGACTCATGCTAGCCATTTGACAATAGTGGCATGAGTGCGTGAAATTGTCACAAATTATTGTTTTAATCCTAAATTACATCGTTGTTTGGTTCTTTCTGATATCAATATATCCGTGCGTACAACAACCTACGTATATTGTTATGTGCAACAAGATACAAATAATGTATGATAaatgtttatataattattaaaaattaggtTTGATGAATGAAAACATAAATCTTTACTTTGTCATACGGTTTCTTACATACCTATCACATATGTCCCCAACATCACGTCCATATTACTACAATATGGATTGTAAAGTGATTATTTAAGTGCAAAACAttgtttttatttttgaaaagcaaGGCATAATATTAAAAACAACCAAACgatacaaggattagaatgggcCGGCAACAAAACTACAACCGGACCACATTCAACAGTGAGAGCAACTAACTAAATGGACGGTTTGCAGAGAACAAACCAACCCAAAAAACAAAAACGAGACACGATAACAAACCATACAATGCACGATACACGACcttaaataaaatacaaaatatacATAATACACGAACTTAAACCACGGTGAGATACGTA is from Rutidosis leptorrhynchoides isolate AG116_Rl617_1_P2 chromosome 10, CSIRO_AGI_Rlap_v1, whole genome shotgun sequence and encodes:
- the LOC139873554 gene encoding wound-induced protein 1; the encoded protein is MEEIIHISEQEMQNQAIVGALYKALAEGDTENLSRVVATDLEWWFHGPQNCHHMMRMLTGEAIYTEFKFEPRSITAIGDEIVVVEGYEGTNVYWVHVWALKDGLVTWLKEYFNTWLTVKELRVRPVGWPLGWAGKDNRSTVWRSQPRDLFRRSLPGLMLAI